In one Hemitrygon akajei chromosome 3, sHemAka1.3, whole genome shotgun sequence genomic region, the following are encoded:
- the ap5m1 gene encoding AP-5 complex subunit mu-1: MSVRALWLVGLERGEAASVKFSRQYPTVEKRARVFNGDSYTEVPEDDIFLGALLCELGMTDLDKNFVELRDSCCRINRTSIYEIAVGDGTLWPVLVMTQNGILFACLPLVEQPLNPHPPLINLHGISAAFALLTGLMAFLNVSQRTESDVATRVAQLPAMLMHACPLGTPTDTDFGLMQTLSGSHGSHNSVQAPKQPAWKPGTYKGKPQVNVTVTEQIRSMQYGKKDVIDVWQAYGTVTCKCDLEGIMPTVTVSLNLPINGSPLQDILVHPCVSAVDSTILTFNSVDDMDDSLFNGPYKFPFTPPLDVFKLCYYTSQVPIPPILGFYQMTEEKQQLKIAVNLKLHESVKNGFEYCEAHIPFFNRGPIIHTDCKVNHGQLEVAREKSLLVWIIGQKFPKSLEVSLTGTVIFHGVGATNQPMQPTDPFCIGLTAYVKLYFRIPDYTLTGCYADQHSVQVYSSAKPKIVTSKELLSSEYYIWNSKGDAPIASRSLLS; encoded by the exons ATGAGTGTTCGGGCACTTTGGCTGGTGGGCCTGGAGAGGGGAGAAGCGGCGTCAGTGAAGTTCTCCAG ACAATATCCAACAGTTGAAAAAAGAGCCAGAGTTTTCAATGGGGATAGCTATACAGAAGTGCCAGAAGATGATATCTTTCTTGGTGCACTGTTATGTGAACTTGGTATGACTGATCTGGACAAGAACTTTGTGGAACTCAGAGACAGCTGTTGCAGAATAAATAGGACATCAATCTATGAAATTGCTGTTGGAGATGGAACTCTTTGGCCTGTTCTTGTAATGACACAAAATGGCATCCTCTTTGCGTGCCTTCCTTTAGTCGAACAGCCTTTGAATCCTCACCCCCCATTAATAAACCTACatgggatttctgctgcatttgcaTTACTAACAGGGTTAATGGCCTTTCTAAATGTGTCACAGAGAACTGAATCAGACGTTGCCACTAGGGTTGCTCAGCTCCCTGCAATGTTGATGCATGCATGTCCGCTTGGCACTCCAACAGATACTGATTTTGGATTGATGCAAACCCTCTCCGGAAGCCATGGTTCTCATAATTCAGTACAGGCCCCAAAGCAGCCAGCTTGGAAGCCTGGTACGTACAAAGGAAAACCACAGGTTAACGTCACTGTCACCGAACAAATTCGGTCAATGCAGTATGGCAAGAAAGATGTAATTGATGTATGGCAGGCATATGGAACTGTAACATGTAAG TGTGACTTGGAAGGAATAATGCCAACTGTTACCGTAAGCCTGAATTTACCCATCAATGGATCTCCTCTCCAGGATATTCTTGTGCATCCTTGTGTCAGTGCAGTTGACTCCACTATCCTTACTTTTAATAGTGTGGATGATATGGATGATTCACTGTTCAATGGGCCATACAAGTTTCCCTTCACACCACCATTAGATGTATTTAAACTCTGCTACTACACTTCCCAA GTACCAATCCCTCCAATTCTTGGTTTCTATCAAATGACAGAAGAAAAGCAACAATTAAAGATTGCAGTCAATCTGAAACTTCATGAGAGTGTCAAAAATGGATTTGAATATTGTGAAGCTCATATTCCCTTCTTTAACAG GGGTCCAATTATACACACTGATTGTAAAGTGAACCATGGGCAGCTAGAGGTGGCACGAGAGAAAAGCTTACTGGTTTGGATCATTG GTCAGAAATTCCCAAAGTCATTGGAAGTATCTTTAACTGGTACAGTAATATTCCATGGGGTTGGTGCTACAAACCAACCAATGCAGCCAACTGATCCATTCTGTATTGGACTTACAGCATATGTTAAG CTTTACTTCCGAATCCCAGATTATACATTGACTGGTTGCTATGCGGACCAACATTCAGTGCAAGTCTACTCTTCAGCAAAGCCTAAAATTGTCACAT CCAAGGAGCTCCTTTCTTCTGAGTACTACATCTGGAACTCCAAAGGTGATGCACCCATAGCCAGCAGGTCCTTACTATCTTGA